The nucleotide window CACAAGTTGTATCTCCTCAAAATCATGTTCCACAGTGAAAGCTATTGgtgtgaaagaaaaaataactacTGAACTAGATCACAGGAAAATGTTACAGTTCCCACAAGCTTTTAGTAGTCCATCTTTCAAGAGAGGTTTCAAACTCCTCACACAACTGAAAGTTAAAAATGCTTAATATACAAAAGGTCTTGTCAGTCGAGGTGGTTGGTATGAACTACCTCAAAAAGGCTGGTTGTGCTGTTATTTCATGTctacaaaacagaaaataagaTACTGGGGTCAAAAAAGGTAGACAAACAGTTTGCCTATGAGATATTACATTGTGCCATTGGCTAAGCTTTGAATAATTAGGTGTTCTGACTTGCATGACTCAACTCACCAAGACTTTGCTATCACTGACAAAAATGCAAGAAGATAGAAAATTGGGATTTTGGGCAGCTCTAAGGAATGAAGCCGTTGTTGCACAAGAAGAAACATGGCAAGCTATGCAAATGGCACACTTTAACCCTTGAATAGCTGCATCTAAAAGACAAACACATTTGCCATGTACTTCAACTCACCTCTTTTCTATAAGGTGCCTCAAGCATTGCCTCTACATCAAAGTCGTCAGTCATGGTTAATGTGGATCTGAAAAGAAGGTTCTGAATTAACATGTGCTCTTATCTGATGCAAAGTGGTGCACTAAACTTATCCAATGAAACCAGCTCTTAGAAGCTGATACAAAGGCAAGTTTTTCCCATGCCATACAGTCAGTTGCTTTCCctttataattaacagttattcttcgaggacgcgccggatatgagctgatatatataaccaacgaggccgtagttttagtaaattttcaagcaattctcttgattttttcgggtggaacctcctcaaatcgtgacattttctttaccgaagacgccgcgaaaattttttttgcgacctccaaaatttcagcacaagaaattcgccatcagtttttccttatttggtcaaacttgacgataatggctcatatcatgggcctagggaaccaatcagaaagctggaaaatcattatccagAGCTAAaattttactaataattattaggcaTATGTGACCAGCAGGGTGGTTACAAGGACCTTTCTTGCTAGCACAGACAGTTCTTTGAAGAGAACTTTATGGATCTCTTTGCTGCCTGAATTTAACAATTCTTGCCAGATTCCAATTCCCTCCCATCCTCTCACTTTGGGATGTTGCCTGTTAGTTGATAAAAACAGGGATTGCTTCCTGCTTAAAGTAATGATATGGACACCTCCCTCTTAGGGCTGATTTTTATTTAGGCTTGTTGCCAATCTTTGCAGCACTAGTTTCTAAACTCATCTAAAGGCAATGAGTTGGTCAACCAATGACACAGAACCATGACACATAATCACTTATCAAACCTAATTTGAAATCACTGCTAATCGAGACAAGCAGTGATAGTTAGTAAAAACAAATCGCTTTGATATTCAGAAAGCCCACCACCTGCTAATTTTTCTCTAAGAATTTAACCTTCCTTTGCCAGGAAGGTTATTGGAAATGCTGGACCTTAAAAGAATTAGGGTGTAGAAAGAATTAACGTTGGTTGGTGCCGCCTTCCTGTTGGCAACATGGGCCTAGTTACTCGAAGAAGGTCAGCACCTATGGTTAATCCTTGTCCATAAGATAAAGTAGCTTATCTTGTAGAATTAATTAGCTCAGACCAACACGTCCATGTCCGTTAGAGAAATCGAAAATCCATAAAAAATACAACCAATCTTTTACGTGTGTATGACAATCGATGGATCACCAACATGGTGAAAACTAAAAGATTGAGATGGCGatgaaaaccaaaatattcTTGGGTTGGAATGTGTTCCATTCTATAGCTAGTTCTCAAGTAATCTTTTCTTTCACGAATTTCGAAAGTGTAATCCACATGTACACGTACTTCTTGATAATCACGTAATAGTTGTAATGAAATGCTTCCACAGCCTATCTCAATGCTTCGTGCACATTAAGGATACTCTTTTGCGTAAAATTACTCACCAAATTGTCACGAAAACTCTGGTAAACAATCAAAATCGTCTCCACTACTGTTCTTCAACAAGGGAAAAATCTCCCTCTATTTCCAAGATGGCGTGAGACACGAGTTATTCATCTTTGACTAAGGGGAGCACCGGTGCAGAATTCAGGGATTTGCTATCCTTATTTGGAAGTCAACTCCTTTTAAGGGCATACTATAGAGATGACTTCATGTACCAAATCGAGGACTGAGCACCAGTTATTATTTTTGGTGTTTCCGTCATGGAGGAGTGTTCAAAGTGAAGTTTCACAGCTAACGTATGCGAGAGAATATCAACGATGCCTTCCATAGAAGGTGAGCTATCGATAAATCTTAAAATGTGTGCATGCTAGTTGTATGCTTGTTTATGAACTAACGGGACTTTGTTTTGATTCTCAGATACCTTATTTCAACTGAAGGTAAGTTAGCTTCGATTTCTGCAGATTCATAATAAGACTAAAATATAACAGAAAAATTCGGCAAGAGTCAATTCACCATGATGATTACTACTCGGTTGATTCTTAATGGTCGTGTGTTTCACTTCCTCGTAcaacagtttcttcagaaatcaAAGCCCTTGTAAATAAATAACCCAAGTCAGTATTCTCCAAAGTTTCTACTGCAGTTGTGACAAACGTACTTTATTCCTCCATGCCATAGTttacaacgaaacagttggaaaggttttcaaagaaaagtgaGAAAGAAGAGAAAGCACAGCAAGCAAAAGTGAAAAAGGTATCCTTCTGTGTTGCTAAATTCTTTGTCTAAGATACTGTACAATAATTCTGGTTAACTGTGCCATGGTCCTCACTTTTTCTTCAAATATTAAGGCCCTGCAGCAAAAGAACTTTGAAGGTGCAAAGATTTATGCCGAAAATGCaattagaaagaaaaatgaaggaTTGAACTTTCTACGACTTGCCTCGCGTGTGGATGCAGTTTCCTCAAAAGTACAGAGTGCAATGATGATGAAACAAGTTAGTACTGCTTTTAAAGTTACTGTAACAATGAAATCTTAATTACCATTAATTCTAGGGTTGTACTGTAAGCTATAGGCTGATTCAATAAGGGCATGGGATTGTCACTGCCAATGGCGTGGGCAGTACAAATATCCAATGATGGTCAAATTAGAAAGGAATCCAGAATGTTATGCGCAACCCATTGTCATCATTTGACAATCCcatcctgttgctaaatcagcctaatgaactcataaaaataagaaatactaAGTTATGGTTCTGCCTGAATGGGGCAGTGTGGTTGAAATAGTATAATTATATTTCatattgtttcattttgccTCTAGTTCAGATCTGTCTGATATTAATATCGTTTTGAAGGTAGAGCGTAATCCCACAGTCATCAGGTGTTAGACTGGGTTCATTTGTGATCTTGACACCAGAAAAACACTCTTGACTTCGGAGGTACCATTTGTAAGTTGGAGTTTAAACGATATAAGGTTTTgttgattttaaaatttagAATCAATGAAAGCTTACATACAATCATGAACAAAAGTTGTTGAGACGCTTGAGAATTACCAACCTTTTTACTTGGTGTAAATTCTGCTGACTCCCCTCTTGAAAGGTAGCCTCCCCTTCCCCCTTTCTCAATGTTGGAAACAACTAAGCATCCACAAGGTGTTTTGCAACTTTgtttgggggggagggggtgacTAAAGATGAAAAAGATATtttcattaaaatacaaaattctaTTATTAGTTTGAAAGTGTTAGTTTTGGTAAATTGTTTGAACACTTATGTCCATGATTGTAATTGTAGACTGCTAGTAGTCTCCAGTTTCAGTAAAAGATAAGAGAGTGGGGGGAAAGTAGTGTACAAAACATTTCATGTTGTAAAGCACATTTGAGCTCATAAAAAATCTAATGTGTTTTGTGGAAAAACAAAGCGTATTGCTACTGTATATTTTAGGGTCATACTGTCTGTCAGCAAAAATCGTCAGATTGAACTTTTATATTGGTAATTTGACTGAATGTAGTACTGATATTGTCTTAAAATGCATTTGCAGTAAAATTGTTGAAACGTTTTCAGGTTACAAAAAACATGGACGGTGTTGTCAAAGGGTTGGATAAGGCCATGCAAACAATGGATCTAGAGAaggtattaatttttaaaaggtTGGCCATGTAGCACTGATAATCAAAAGATCTAAGTAATTTATGGGTAAATTGCAGTGCATAGCAATTCCCAATTTATCCCCTCTGAGCATTAGCCCTTGTAAGGGAAATgtgcccacacaaggacagagaaaaagtctgaccagggtggggtttgaacccaggacCCAAGGAATTGATCACCCTTGCTCCACTAACTGAGCTACTGTACAATACCCATGATGTGCTCctgtcctggggcccgtttctcgaaagtcacGAGAACTTTTCCGAAAAACTTTggcctgcttattctgtaaagctggtcttttcatatgttgtaaggggaataaaagtaaaaataactgcaaagtttcgtgcctctagacgccttagttttgaagatacaaagagaattatgtcacccgaaatacgcccgaaaagtttcgggactttcgagaaacaggcccctggccttgtagctcagttggtagagcactgGTGAGAGTTTTTCtttgtccttgtgtgggcccatttcccttaCAGTTACCAGAGCTAATACTCAGAAGGGATAAATTGGGAATTTCTAAGCACTGCACTTTACCCTTTAATTTTTAACACTGTACTGCTTTAATATAAACATGGGTGACTATTGACTCCTTAATTTAAGCGTGAAAATTCAGCATTAGTTAAAAATGATTTATAATTTCACATatgaaattacaatgttgccatggtaacttTTACTACAGGGCCAAAAtgtccaggtttgaaaatgttacagattatggacgt belongs to Acropora muricata isolate sample 2 chromosome 9, ASM3666990v1, whole genome shotgun sequence and includes:
- the LOC136929176 gene encoding charged multivesicular body protein 1a-like; amino-acid sequence: MPSIEDTLFQLKFTTKQLERFSKKSEKEEKAQQAKVKKALQQKNFEGAKIYAENAIRKKNEGLNFLRLASRVDAVSSKVQSAMMMKQVTKNMDGVVKGLDKAMQTMDLEKISATMQKFEGLFEDMDVNTQVLESAMGEATTLTTPQDQVEALIQQVAEENGLEIMSQLEAVQPGTSSLRTQEGERSQREEDTLSKRLAALRS